The Yersinia entomophaga nucleotide sequence CCGCGTTCATGTCCACAAACTGGCGTAACGCTTATGCTACATCTTTTCGCTGGCCTGGATTTCCATACCGGCCTTATGTTAGTTCTTGCTCTTTTGTTCGTGCTGTTTTACGAAGCCATCAATGGTTTTCATGATACAGCCAATGCGGTTGCTACCGTAATTTACACCCGTGCCATGCGTTCACAGATCGCTGTGGTTATGGCGGGGGTATTCAACTTTCTTGGCGTGATGCTGGGCGGTTTGAGCGTGGCCTATGCCATCGTTCATTTATTGCCTACAGATCTCCTGTTGAATGTCAGTTCGGCTCATGGGTTGGCGATGGTCTTCTCCATGTTGTTGGCGGCGATCATCTGGAATCTGGGAACCTGGTACTTCGGTATTCCTGCTTCCAGCTCACATACGCTGATTGGTGCCATCATTGGGATCGGCCTAACCAACGCGGTGATGACTAGTACATCCGTGGTGGATGCACTGAATATTCCAAAGATGATACAAATCTTCCTATCACTGATTTTGTCGCCGTTAGTGGGCTTAATTATTGCTGGGTTGATGGTATTCCTGCTGCGTCGTTACTGGAGCGGAACCAAAAAGCGAGCTCGTATTCACTTAACGCCTGCTGAGCGTGAAAAGAAAGATGGTAAACGCAAACCACCGTTCTGGACCCGTACAGCTCTGATTTTATCGGCTATCGGCGTGAGTTTCTCTCACGGCGCTAACGATGGTCAGAAAGGTATCGGCCTGATTATGTTGGTGTTGATTGGCGTCGCACCGGCTGGTTTTGTCGTTAATATGAGCGCGACTGGTTACGATATTGCCCGTACGCGGGATGCCGTAACTCATTTGCAGCAATATTATCAGCAACACAGTGAAGCCTTGCCGCACGCTATCGCGTTGAAGCCTTTGGTCCCCGCACCAGAGACTCTGCCTGATACACCGGCGCAGTTCCATTGTGACAGCTCTCGCGCCATGATTGCTATCGACCATGCGCAGGCACTGTT carries:
- the pitA gene encoding inorganic phosphate transporter PitA, giving the protein MLHLFAGLDFHTGLMLVLALLFVLFYEAINGFHDTANAVATVIYTRAMRSQIAVVMAGVFNFLGVMLGGLSVAYAIVHLLPTDLLLNVSSAHGLAMVFSMLLAAIIWNLGTWYFGIPASSSHTLIGAIIGIGLTNAVMTSTSVVDALNIPKMIQIFLSLILSPLVGLIIAGLMVFLLRRYWSGTKKRARIHLTPAEREKKDGKRKPPFWTRTALILSAIGVSFSHGANDGQKGIGLIMLVLIGVAPAGFVVNMSATGYDIARTRDAVTHLQQYYQQHSEALPHAIALKPLVPAPETLPDTPAQFHCDSSRAMIAIDHAQALLANLQSYDDLTVEQRSHMRRLLMCVAETAGTVAKLPETSSADRRFLNNLRKDLLETVEYAPTWIIVAVALALSLGTMVGWKRVAVTIGEKIGKKGMTYAQGVSAQMTAAVSIGIASYTGMPVSTTQVLSSAVAGTMLVDGGGVQGKTIKSIMLAWILTLPVSILLSGSLYWIALKFI